A genomic stretch from Deinococcus yavapaiensis KR-236 includes:
- a CDS encoding VWA domain-containing protein, protein MNLSAGQRLPLAELGVSERFVVTVNSSLAGTDYSAFGLQDGRLADDRYMVFYNQPESPDGAVRTSGTRFDFDLSRLASSITEIVLTATHDDTPLSRGSLIVNLGEASFDVTGALHAEKAAMLLRFYRRGEQWRVEAVGQGFDGGLAALVKHFGGEVAQDVQDVPTPPSPPVSLVKERQKVLLDKAAREQPQLVSLIKTAQVSLEKRGLADARYRVKLVLDISASMMNEYASGAVQALAERALALAARLDDDGEVDVYLFGIQAHRKGKLSLDNTRGFVQALRVQFEGGTHYGPVMTLVRDDARAEGRDLPTLVLFITDGGTSNPASVIKQMRDAANEPIFWKFMGIEQGYVNFDFLEKLDDLTGRRVDNADFFKVKAPIRLPDAELFDLLVNELDSWQRDARRAGVL, encoded by the coding sequence GTGAATCTATCCGCAGGGCAGCGGCTCCCGCTCGCCGAGCTGGGCGTGAGCGAACGCTTCGTCGTTACGGTGAACAGCTCGCTCGCGGGCACGGACTACAGCGCCTTCGGCTTGCAAGATGGCCGGCTCGCGGACGATCGGTACATGGTGTTCTACAACCAACCCGAAAGTCCCGACGGGGCGGTGCGCACGTCAGGTACGCGCTTCGACTTCGATCTTTCTCGGCTTGCCTCGAGCATCACGGAGATCGTTCTGACTGCGACGCATGACGACACGCCACTGTCGCGCGGCTCGCTCATCGTGAACCTGGGTGAGGCGAGCTTCGACGTTACAGGCGCGCTGCACGCGGAGAAAGCCGCGATGCTGCTTCGCTTTTACCGTCGCGGCGAGCAGTGGCGCGTCGAAGCCGTCGGTCAGGGCTTCGACGGCGGTCTCGCGGCCCTCGTGAAGCACTTCGGCGGGGAGGTCGCACAGGACGTACAGGACGTGCCTACACCTCCGTCGCCGCCAGTGAGTCTCGTCAAAGAGCGGCAGAAGGTCCTGCTCGACAAGGCCGCGCGCGAGCAACCTCAACTCGTCAGCTTGATCAAGACCGCCCAAGTCAGCCTCGAGAAGCGCGGCCTTGCCGACGCGCGCTACCGCGTGAAGCTCGTCCTCGACATCAGCGCCAGCATGATGAACGAGTACGCCTCGGGCGCCGTGCAAGCGCTCGCCGAACGCGCGCTCGCCCTCGCCGCTCGCCTTGACGACGATGGTGAAGTCGACGTGTACCTCTTCGGAATCCAGGCACACCGGAAAGGCAAACTCTCGCTCGACAACACGCGCGGCTTCGTGCAAGCCCTGCGCGTGCAATTCGAAGGCGGCACCCACTACGGCCCGGTCATGACCCTCGTGCGTGACGACGCCCGCGCTGAAGGCCGCGATCTGCCGACCCTGGTATTGTTCATCACCGACGGCGGCACGAGTAACCCGGCAAGCGTCATCAAGCAAATGCGTGACGCGGCGAACGAGCCGATCTTCTGGAAGTTCATGGGTATCGAGCAAGGCTACGTCAACTTCGATTTCCTCGAGAAGCTCGATGACCTGACGGGACGCCGCGTCGACAACGCGGACTTCTTCAAGGTAAAAGCTCCGATTCGTCTGCCCGACGCCGAACTGTTCGACTTGCTCGTCAACGAGCTCGATTCTTGGCAGCGCGACGCGCGACGCGCAGGCGTCTTGTAA
- a CDS encoding TerD family protein yields MSLSLQKGGNISLTKQDASLTRITVGLGWDPRSTDGQQFDLDASAFLLTATGRVRGDHDFIFYNQLRSQDGSVEHTGDNRDGQGDGDDEAISIDLASVPHDVAKIAIAVTIDQADARRQNFGQVGGAFVRIVNQANGQEMTRYDLGEDFSTETAVIFAEIYRHGGEWKFRAVGQGYQGGLGPLARNYGVNV; encoded by the coding sequence ATGTCTCTTTCCCTGCAAAAAGGCGGCAACATCTCTCTCACGAAGCAAGACGCCTCGCTGACGCGCATCACCGTCGGTCTCGGTTGGGACCCGCGCAGCACGGACGGACAGCAATTCGACCTCGACGCGAGCGCGTTCCTGCTCACGGCGACGGGTCGGGTGCGCGGCGACCACGACTTCATCTTCTACAACCAGCTGCGCTCGCAAGACGGCAGCGTCGAGCACACGGGCGATAACCGCGATGGTCAAGGAGATGGAGACGACGAGGCGATCAGCATCGATCTCGCCAGCGTCCCGCACGACGTTGCAAAGATCGCCATTGCAGTGACGATCGACCAAGCGGACGCGCGCCGCCAGAACTTCGGGCAAGTCGGCGGCGCCTTCGTGCGCATCGTCAATCAAGCCAACGGGCAGGAAATGACGCGCTACGACCTCGGCGAGGACTTCAGCACCGAGACGGCGGTGATCTTCGCGGAGATCTACCGTCACGGCGGAGAGTGGAAGTTCCGCGCGGTCGGTCAAGGTTATCAAGGAGGCCTCGGTCCGCTCGCCCGTAATTACGGCGTGAACGTTTGA
- a CDS encoding TerD family protein has protein sequence MAVSLSKGGNVSLSKAAPGLKTITVGLGWDPRATDGQEFDLDGSVFLLNAQGKVGSDSDFIFYNNKKSADGSVEHSGDNRSGEGAGDDETVIVRLDQVPAGVDKIAVCVTIHEADGRKQNFGQVSKAYIRVLNADGGSEIARYDLSEDASTDTAMIFGEVYRNGSEWKFRAVGQGYAGGLEPLARNFGVNV, from the coding sequence ATGGCAGTTTCACTTAGCAAAGGTGGCAATGTCTCCCTCAGCAAGGCGGCTCCCGGGCTCAAGACCATCACGGTCGGCCTCGGCTGGGATCCACGCGCGACCGACGGACAAGAATTCGATTTGGACGGCAGCGTGTTTCTCCTCAACGCTCAAGGCAAAGTCGGAAGCGATAGCGACTTCATCTTCTACAACAACAAGAAGTCGGCCGACGGCAGCGTCGAGCACAGCGGCGACAACCGCTCGGGCGAAGGGGCGGGCGACGATGAAACCGTCATCGTGCGCCTTGATCAAGTGCCAGCAGGTGTCGACAAGATCGCCGTGTGCGTGACCATCCACGAAGCCGACGGCCGCAAGCAGAACTTCGGGCAAGTCTCCAAAGCGTACATTCGCGTCCTCAACGCCGACGGCGGCAGCGAAATTGCTCGATATGACCTCAGCGAGGACGCGAGCACCGACACGGCCATGATCTTCGGCGAAGTCTACCGAAACGGGAGCGAGTGGAAGTTCCGCGCCGTCGGCCAAGGGTACGCGGGCGGCCTAGAGCCCCTCGCCCGCAACTTCGGCGTCAACGTCTGA
- a CDS encoding aldolase/citrate lyase family protein, with protein MTTASERPLGASLYAPATRDDLVALGTTRYPLLDSLIYCTEDAVREQDVPIALAALREALPHLASMPGPVRFIRARNLDVLEHLLTLDLRGIQGFVLPKIHGGNLSAYMSKLEDRPDLHVMLTLETREALNEHEMVRLRNVIFEHGWHQQVRCLRIGGNDLLSTIGLRRTPGRTLYEGPLQRIVSMLVAVFKPYGFALSSPVYEVFDDLATLAREVQQDLEYGLSGKTIIHPGQLETVHHGYRVTQEELAEAHAILDESAPAVFKMNGRMCEPATHAAWAHEIIERARHFGTLSTTSSEALHF; from the coding sequence GTGACGACGGCGAGCGAACGACCGCTCGGCGCGAGCTTGTACGCGCCAGCCACCCGTGACGATCTCGTGGCTCTTGGTACGACGCGCTATCCGCTTTTGGACAGCCTGATTTACTGCACGGAAGACGCGGTGCGCGAGCAGGATGTGCCGATCGCGCTCGCCGCTTTGCGCGAAGCGCTTCCCCATCTCGCGTCCATGCCTGGCCCGGTACGATTCATTCGAGCGCGGAACTTGGACGTGCTCGAACACCTGCTTACCCTCGATCTGCGCGGCATCCAAGGCTTCGTGCTTCCAAAAATCCACGGCGGCAACTTGAGCGCGTACATGTCGAAGCTCGAGGATCGACCGGATCTACACGTCATGCTTACACTCGAAACGCGTGAGGCGTTGAACGAGCATGAGATGGTGCGGCTGCGCAACGTCATCTTCGAACACGGCTGGCACCAGCAGGTGCGCTGCCTGCGCATCGGCGGCAACGACTTGCTCAGCACGATCGGCCTGCGTCGTACGCCCGGCCGCACTTTGTACGAAGGCCCGCTGCAGCGAATCGTGAGCATGCTGGTCGCCGTGTTCAAACCCTACGGCTTCGCATTGTCGAGCCCGGTTTACGAAGTGTTCGACGACCTTGCTACGCTCGCGCGCGAAGTGCAACAAGATCTTGAATACGGCCTGAGCGGCAAGACGATCATTCACCCGGGGCAACTTGAAACCGTGCACCACGGTTACCGCGTTACCCAGGAAGAACTCGCCGAGGCGCACGCGATCCTCGATGAAAGCGCGCCTGCCGTGTTCAAGATGAACGGGCGAATGTGCGAACCGGCCACGCACGCGGCTTGGGCGCACGAAATCATCGAGCGAGCAAGGCACTTCGGCACGCTGTCTACCACGTCGAGTGAGGCTTTGCACTTCTGA
- a CDS encoding cysteine protease StiP domain-containing protein gives MIDSLSDLLTSTFHASDVTVLLRPGTVELVGVAEKEVLLRSGRSYATLLTPEEAPSDVQVSAYEQALSRNAERLGELLSSLSSTLLERYPDVVYVSLARAGTPIGCVLRRLARAKGREVAHYTLSIIRGEGLDLAALRLVRERHPTAHLVFIDGWSGKGAIARTLRASMPKDERWSLALVSDPAGVADHPATFADLLLPHALLNATVSGLLSRSFTTLPGKLHGARLEVALAPHDLSRAYIDTLEHVAVQARVAVSAIDEQRPLSAPGLVLEIARSLGVRDVNLVKPGVGEATRVFLRREPGHLLLKNKDHLDTLHLVKLAERRSVPITVRPDLPYLAAAFVQAGSGA, from the coding sequence ATGATTGATTCGCTGTCCGACCTGCTCACCTCCACGTTTCACGCGTCCGACGTCACGGTTTTGTTACGTCCCGGCACTGTCGAACTTGTCGGGGTCGCCGAGAAGGAGGTGCTGTTGCGCTCGGGCCGCAGTTACGCGACGTTGCTCACGCCTGAAGAAGCGCCAAGCGACGTCCAAGTGAGCGCATACGAGCAAGCCCTTTCGCGAAACGCCGAACGGCTGGGCGAATTGCTCTCTTCCCTGTCGTCGACCTTGCTCGAACGCTATCCGGACGTTGTGTACGTCTCGCTGGCACGAGCAGGAACGCCGATCGGCTGCGTGTTGAGACGCCTCGCGCGCGCGAAGGGCCGCGAGGTCGCGCACTACACCCTGAGCATCATTCGAGGCGAAGGGCTGGATCTCGCAGCGTTGCGCCTCGTACGGGAACGTCATCCCACCGCTCACCTCGTCTTCATCGACGGATGGAGCGGAAAAGGCGCCATCGCCCGCACGCTCCGCGCGTCCATGCCAAAGGACGAGCGCTGGTCGCTCGCGTTGGTGAGCGATCCGGCGGGAGTCGCCGATCATCCCGCGACCTTCGCCGACCTGTTGCTGCCGCACGCGCTTCTCAACGCCACGGTCAGCGGGCTGTTGAGCCGTAGCTTCACGACGCTCCCAGGCAAGTTGCACGGTGCGCGGCTCGAGGTCGCGCTCGCTCCGCACGACCTCAGCCGCGCTTACATCGACACGCTCGAACACGTCGCGGTCCAAGCTCGCGTCGCGGTGTCGGCAATCGACGAGCAACGCCCGCTTTCAGCGCCGGGACTCGTCCTCGAAATCGCACGGTCACTCGGCGTCCGTGACGTCAACCTCGTGAAGCCGGGCGTGGGAGAAGCGACCCGGGTGTTTCTACGCCGCGAACCTGGCCACCTGCTGTTGAAGAACAAGGATCATCTCGACACGTTGCACCTCGTCAAGCTCGCTGAGCGACGCTCGGTTCCTATCACCGTTCGACCCGACTTGCCGTACCTGGCCGCCGCGTTCGTGCAGGCGGGAAGTGGCGCGTGA
- a CDS encoding TerD family protein, with protein MAVSLSKGQQISLTKTAGPSLTRVRMGLGWDGIMKRGLFGFGGGRVEVDLDANALMFDADGQLVEAVWFRELQNANGSVRHSGDNRTGAGDGDDETISVDLTRLPQHVTTLIFSVNNYSGPNFSEVENAYCRLVNLDGDKEIARYDLGAQGSHSALIMASLRRQGNDWVMTAIGQTSRGRTFHDNLTDIRPYV; from the coding sequence ATGGCCGTCAGTCTTTCGAAAGGTCAGCAAATCAGCCTCACCAAGACCGCAGGCCCGTCACTCACGCGGGTACGAATGGGACTCGGTTGGGACGGCATCATGAAGCGCGGTCTGTTCGGCTTCGGTGGCGGGCGCGTCGAGGTAGACCTCGACGCCAACGCCTTGATGTTCGACGCCGACGGACAACTTGTCGAGGCAGTGTGGTTTCGCGAGTTGCAAAACGCCAACGGCAGCGTACGTCACAGCGGCGACAACCGCACCGGTGCCGGCGACGGCGATGATGAGACCATCAGCGTGGACCTCACGCGCTTGCCACAGCACGTCACCACCTTGATCTTCTCGGTCAACAACTACTCCGGGCCGAACTTCAGCGAAGTCGAGAACGCGTACTGCCGCCTCGTCAACTTGGACGGCGACAAGGAGATCGCGCGCTACGACCTCGGCGCGCAAGGCAGCCACAGCGCGCTCATCATGGCGAGCCTCAGACGGCAAGGCAACGACTGGGTGATGACGGCCATCGGCCAGACGTCTCGCGGTCGCACCTTCCACGACAACCTGACGGACATTCGCCCGTACGTGTAA
- a CDS encoding TerD family protein — translation MQAFQTGQKVPLRNLTSRTDLSISVRVTGPAAEYDLMLFGLDEAGRLSDDRYMIFFNQPSSPENALRMQSGARNEKIFSVDLSRVPAHIRRMTLASTVDDGAFAAIDHAEVTVSSADGPLLTYRVTGRDFQQQKAIMLLDVYFKDVWRVAAVGQGFNGGLAALVKHFGGEVADTPVGRPAPPPPPPRPSTPPPAPPSVSLQKITLDKQGASTKLSLRKDGQKDPIRVNLNWDRGGPLRVGADLDLGCMYLLNNGDRGVIQALGNTFGSDRFEPYIMLDKDDRTGAANDGENLVIYRPDLIHTVLIFAYIYEGTSDFTKVNGRLTMKDPRGNEITVRLSNPDMRRLFCAIASIENVGGEIKITKEERYFGGHQDCDEYYGFGFRWTARSK, via the coding sequence TTGCAAGCGTTTCAAACGGGACAAAAAGTGCCGTTACGGAATCTCACGTCTCGAACCGACCTCAGCATCAGCGTCCGCGTCACCGGCCCTGCCGCCGAGTACGACCTCATGCTGTTCGGACTGGACGAGGCTGGCCGACTGTCCGACGACCGCTACATGATTTTTTTCAACCAGCCGTCCTCGCCGGAGAACGCCTTACGCATGCAATCCGGAGCGCGCAACGAAAAGATCTTCTCGGTCGATCTTTCCCGCGTGCCCGCGCACATACGCCGGATGACGCTGGCATCCACGGTGGACGACGGCGCCTTCGCCGCGATCGACCACGCCGAGGTCACGGTGTCGAGCGCCGACGGTCCGCTCTTGACGTACCGCGTCACGGGCCGTGACTTTCAGCAGCAGAAGGCGATCATGCTCCTCGACGTGTACTTCAAGGACGTGTGGCGCGTTGCTGCCGTCGGGCAAGGGTTCAACGGGGGGCTCGCCGCCCTCGTGAAGCACTTCGGCGGTGAAGTCGCCGACACCCCGGTCGGACGACCCGCACCTCCACCTCCGCCGCCTCGACCGAGCACGCCTCCACCCGCGCCGCCCAGCGTGAGCTTGCAGAAAATCACGTTGGACAAGCAAGGCGCATCGACGAAGTTGTCGTTGCGCAAGGACGGTCAGAAAGACCCGATTCGTGTCAACCTCAATTGGGACCGTGGCGGTCCGTTGCGTGTCGGAGCGGACCTCGACCTCGGCTGCATGTACCTTTTGAACAATGGCGACCGAGGCGTGATTCAAGCGCTCGGCAACACCTTCGGCTCCGACCGCTTCGAGCCGTACATCATGCTCGACAAGGACGACCGCACCGGAGCCGCGAACGACGGCGAAAACCTCGTGATCTACCGACCCGACCTCATCCACACGGTCTTGATTTTCGCCTACATCTACGAAGGAACGAGCGACTTCACGAAAGTCAACGGACGACTGACGATGAAAGACCCTCGTGGCAATGAAATCACGGTGCGTCTCAGCAATCCCGATATGCGCCGTTTGTTCTGTGCGATCGCCTCGATCGAGAATGTCGGCGGCGAAATCAAAATCACGAAAGAGGAGCGGTACTTCGGCGGTCATCAAGACTGCGATGAATACTACGGCTTCGGCTTTCGCTGGACAGCGAGGAGCAAGTGA